Proteins encoded together in one Ictidomys tridecemlineatus isolate mIctTri1 chromosome 3, mIctTri1.hap1, whole genome shotgun sequence window:
- the Coasy gene encoding bifunctional coenzyme A synthase isoform X4, whose product MFGLSRYPYLGVVVPKAVLPGRRSGSLRGWCLGSMAVFQSGLLVLTTPLASLAPRLAPILTSAARLVNHTLYVHLQPGMSLEGPAQPQSSPVQATFEVLDFIAHLYAGANFHRHLDVRILLTNIQTKSAFLPPLPSSVQNLAHPPEVVLTDFQTLDGSKLLPELLQPYAERVEHLSEFLVDIKPSLTFDVIPLLDPYGPAGSDPSLEFLVVSEETYRGGMAANRFRLENDLEELALYQIQLVKDESHEQHEEEKVSSSNARQRLLGKLLRPPNKRPELPSGLYVIGLTGISGSGKSSIAQRLKGLGAFVIDSDHLGHRAYAPSGPAYQPVVEAFGTDILHKDGIINRKILGSRVFGNKKQMKILTDIVWPVIAKLAREEMDLAVAEGKDVCVIDAAMLLEAGWQNMVHEVWTVVIPETEAVRRIVERDGLSEAAAQSRLQSQMSGQQLVDQSHVVLSTLWEPHVTQLQVEKAWNLLQKRIAKTPQAHD is encoded by the exons ATGTTTGGCCTCTCTCGGTATCCGTACCTCGGAGTTGTGGTTCCAAAGGCAGTGCTTCCGGGCCGCCGCTCGGGAAGCCTTCGTGGCTGGT GCCTAGGCAGCATGGCTGTATTCCAGTCGGGCCTCCTGGTGCTGACGACGCCACTGGCCTCCCTGGCCCCTCGCCTCGCTCCTATCCTGACCTCAGCTGCCCGCCTGGTGAATCACACACTCTATGTACACCTGCAGCCGGGCATGAGCCTGGAgggccctgcccagccccagtCCAGCCCGGTGCAGGCCACGTTTGAGGTTCTCGATTTCATCGCGCACCTTTACGCTGGCGCCAACTTCCACAGGCACCTGGACGTCAGAATTCTACTGACCAACATCCAAACCAAGAGCGCCTTTCTCCCTCCACTGCCCAGCTCAGTCCAGAATTTGGCCCACCCGCCAGAAGTAGTGCTGACTGACTTCCAGACCCTGGATGGAA GCAAGTTGCTCCCTGAGCTGCTCCAGCCTTATGCAGAACGTGTGGAACATCTGAGTGAGTTCCTGGTGGACATCAAGCCCTCCCTGACTTTTGATGTCATCCCCCTACTGGACCCCTATGGGCCTGCTGGCTCTGACCCCTCCTTGGAGTTCCTGGTGGTCAGCGAGGAGACCTATCGTGGGGGGATGGCCGCCAACCGCTTCCGCCTTGAGAAT GACTTGGAGGAGCTTGCCTTGTATCAGATCCAGCTGGTGAAGGATGAAAGCCACGAGcaacatgaagaagaaaaagtcagtTCCTCCAACGCCCGCCAAAGACTGCTGGGAAAGCTGCTTCGGCCTCCAAAT AAGAGGCCAGAGCTCCCTTCAGGTCTCTACGTGATTGGGCTGACTGGCATCAGTGGCTCTGGGAAGAGCTCAATAGCTCAGCGGCTGAAAGGCCTGGGGGCATTTGTCATCGACAGTGACCACTTGGGCCATCGGGCCTACGCCCCGAGTGGCCCTGCATACCAACCTGTGGTGGAGGCCTTTGGAACAG ATATTCTCCATAAAGATGGCATCATCAATAGGAAGATCCTAGGCAGTCGGGTGTTTGGAAACAAG AAGCAGATGAAGATACTCACGGACATTGTGTGGCCAGTTATTGCAAAGCTGGCCCGAGAGGAGATGGATCTAGCTGTGGCTGAGG GAAAGGATGTGTGTGTGATTGATGCCGCCATGCTGCTTGAAGCCGGCTGGCAGAACATGGTACATGAGGTGTGGACCGTTGTCATCCCTGAGACAGAG GCTGTACGACGCATTGTGGAGAGGGATGGCCTAAGTGAAGCTGCCGCTCAAAGCAGGCTACAGAGCCAGATGAGTGGGCAGCAGCTTGTGGACCAGAGCCACGTGGTGCTGAGCACCTTGTGGGAGCCGCATGTCACCCAACTCCAG GTGGAAAAAGCCTGGAATCTCCTGCAGAAGCGCATAGCCAAAACTCCTCAGGCCCATGACTGA
- the Coasy gene encoding bifunctional coenzyme A synthase isoform X3, with protein MFGLSRYPYLGVVVPKAVLPGRRSGSLRGWCLGSMAVFQSGLLVLTTPLASLAPRLAPILTSAARLVNHTLYVHLQPGMSLEGPAQPQSSPVQATFEVLDFIAHLYAGANFHRHLDVRILLTNIQTKSAFLPPLPSSVQNLAHPPEVVLTDFQTLDGSQYNPVKQQLERYATSCYSCCPQLSSVLLYPDYGTGMLLVESLDVPLSSTIRPASPVARSPKQPVRGYHRGAVGGTFDRLHNAHKVLLSVACILAQEQLVVGVADKDLLKSKLLPELLQPYAERVEHLSEFLVDIKPSLTFDVIPLLDPYGPAGSDPSLEFLVVSEETYRGGMAANRFRLENDLEELALYQIQLVKDESHEQHEEEKVSSSNARQRLLGKLLRPPNKRPELPSGLYVIGLTGISGSGKSSIAQRLKGLGAFVIDSDHLGHRAYAPSGPAYQPVVEAFGTDILHKDGIINRKILGSRVFGNKKQMKILTDIVWPVIAKLAREEMDLAVAEG; from the exons ATGTTTGGCCTCTCTCGGTATCCGTACCTCGGAGTTGTGGTTCCAAAGGCAGTGCTTCCGGGCCGCCGCTCGGGAAGCCTTCGTGGCTGGT GCCTAGGCAGCATGGCTGTATTCCAGTCGGGCCTCCTGGTGCTGACGACGCCACTGGCCTCCCTGGCCCCTCGCCTCGCTCCTATCCTGACCTCAGCTGCCCGCCTGGTGAATCACACACTCTATGTACACCTGCAGCCGGGCATGAGCCTGGAgggccctgcccagccccagtCCAGCCCGGTGCAGGCCACGTTTGAGGTTCTCGATTTCATCGCGCACCTTTACGCTGGCGCCAACTTCCACAGGCACCTGGACGTCAGAATTCTACTGACCAACATCCAAACCAAGAGCGCCTTTCTCCCTCCACTGCCCAGCTCAGTCCAGAATTTGGCCCACCCGCCAGAAGTAGTGCTGACTGACTTCCAGACCCTGGATGGAAGTCAGTACAATCCAGTTAAGCAACAGCTAGAACGTTATGCCACCAGCTGTTACAGCTGTTGTCCACAACTGTCTTCAGTGCTGCTGTACCCGGATTATGGGACCGGAATGCTGCTTGTGGAGTCCCTGGATGTACCCTTATCCTCCACCATTAGGCCAGCTTCCCCTGTGGCTAGGTCTCCAAAGCAGCCTGTGCGTGGTTACCACCGTGGGGCTGTGGGTGGCACGTTTGACCGCTTGCACAATGCTCACAAGGTGTTGCTCAGTGTTGCATGCATCCTGGCCCAGGAGCAGCTTGTGGTGGGAGTAGCAGACAAAGATCTGTTAAAGA GCAAGTTGCTCCCTGAGCTGCTCCAGCCTTATGCAGAACGTGTGGAACATCTGAGTGAGTTCCTGGTGGACATCAAGCCCTCCCTGACTTTTGATGTCATCCCCCTACTGGACCCCTATGGGCCTGCTGGCTCTGACCCCTCCTTGGAGTTCCTGGTGGTCAGCGAGGAGACCTATCGTGGGGGGATGGCCGCCAACCGCTTCCGCCTTGAGAAT GACTTGGAGGAGCTTGCCTTGTATCAGATCCAGCTGGTGAAGGATGAAAGCCACGAGcaacatgaagaagaaaaagtcagtTCCTCCAACGCCCGCCAAAGACTGCTGGGAAAGCTGCTTCGGCCTCCAAAT AAGAGGCCAGAGCTCCCTTCAGGTCTCTACGTGATTGGGCTGACTGGCATCAGTGGCTCTGGGAAGAGCTCAATAGCTCAGCGGCTGAAAGGCCTGGGGGCATTTGTCATCGACAGTGACCACTTGGGCCATCGGGCCTACGCCCCGAGTGGCCCTGCATACCAACCTGTGGTGGAGGCCTTTGGAACAG ATATTCTCCATAAAGATGGCATCATCAATAGGAAGATCCTAGGCAGTCGGGTGTTTGGAAACAAG AAGCAGATGAAGATACTCACGGACATTGTGTGGCCAGTTATTGCAAAGCTGGCCCGAGAGGAGATGGATCTAGCTGTGGCTGAGG GCTGA
- the Coasy gene encoding bifunctional coenzyme A synthase isoform X2, producing MFGLSRYPYLGVVVPKAVLPGRRSGSLRGWCLGSMAVFQSGLLVLTTPLASLAPRLAPILTSAARLVNHTLYVHLQPGMSLEGPAQPQSSPVQATFEVLDFIAHLYAGANFHRHLDVRILLTNIQTKSAFLPPLPSSVQNLAHPPEVVLTDFQTLDGSQYNPVKQQLERYATSCYSCCPQLSSVLLYPDYGTGMLLVESLDVPLSSTIRPASPVARSPKQPVRGYHRGAVGGTFDRLHNAHKVLLSVACILAQEQLVVGVADKDLLKSKLLPELLQPYAERVEHLSEFLVDIKPSLTFDVIPLLDPYGPAGSDPSLEFLVVSEETYRGGMAANRFRLENDLEELALYQIQLVKDESHEQHEEEKVSSSNARQRLLGKLLRPPNKRPELPSGLYVIGLTGISGSGKSSIAQRLKGLGAFVIDSDHLGHRAYAPSGPAYQPVVEAFGTDILHKDGIINRKILGSRVFGNKKQMKILTDIVWPVIAKLAREEMDLAVAEDGILL from the exons ATGTTTGGCCTCTCTCGGTATCCGTACCTCGGAGTTGTGGTTCCAAAGGCAGTGCTTCCGGGCCGCCGCTCGGGAAGCCTTCGTGGCTGGT GCCTAGGCAGCATGGCTGTATTCCAGTCGGGCCTCCTGGTGCTGACGACGCCACTGGCCTCCCTGGCCCCTCGCCTCGCTCCTATCCTGACCTCAGCTGCCCGCCTGGTGAATCACACACTCTATGTACACCTGCAGCCGGGCATGAGCCTGGAgggccctgcccagccccagtCCAGCCCGGTGCAGGCCACGTTTGAGGTTCTCGATTTCATCGCGCACCTTTACGCTGGCGCCAACTTCCACAGGCACCTGGACGTCAGAATTCTACTGACCAACATCCAAACCAAGAGCGCCTTTCTCCCTCCACTGCCCAGCTCAGTCCAGAATTTGGCCCACCCGCCAGAAGTAGTGCTGACTGACTTCCAGACCCTGGATGGAAGTCAGTACAATCCAGTTAAGCAACAGCTAGAACGTTATGCCACCAGCTGTTACAGCTGTTGTCCACAACTGTCTTCAGTGCTGCTGTACCCGGATTATGGGACCGGAATGCTGCTTGTGGAGTCCCTGGATGTACCCTTATCCTCCACCATTAGGCCAGCTTCCCCTGTGGCTAGGTCTCCAAAGCAGCCTGTGCGTGGTTACCACCGTGGGGCTGTGGGTGGCACGTTTGACCGCTTGCACAATGCTCACAAGGTGTTGCTCAGTGTTGCATGCATCCTGGCCCAGGAGCAGCTTGTGGTGGGAGTAGCAGACAAAGATCTGTTAAAGA GCAAGTTGCTCCCTGAGCTGCTCCAGCCTTATGCAGAACGTGTGGAACATCTGAGTGAGTTCCTGGTGGACATCAAGCCCTCCCTGACTTTTGATGTCATCCCCCTACTGGACCCCTATGGGCCTGCTGGCTCTGACCCCTCCTTGGAGTTCCTGGTGGTCAGCGAGGAGACCTATCGTGGGGGGATGGCCGCCAACCGCTTCCGCCTTGAGAAT GACTTGGAGGAGCTTGCCTTGTATCAGATCCAGCTGGTGAAGGATGAAAGCCACGAGcaacatgaagaagaaaaagtcagtTCCTCCAACGCCCGCCAAAGACTGCTGGGAAAGCTGCTTCGGCCTCCAAAT AAGAGGCCAGAGCTCCCTTCAGGTCTCTACGTGATTGGGCTGACTGGCATCAGTGGCTCTGGGAAGAGCTCAATAGCTCAGCGGCTGAAAGGCCTGGGGGCATTTGTCATCGACAGTGACCACTTGGGCCATCGGGCCTACGCCCCGAGTGGCCCTGCATACCAACCTGTGGTGGAGGCCTTTGGAACAG ATATTCTCCATAAAGATGGCATCATCAATAGGAAGATCCTAGGCAGTCGGGTGTTTGGAAACAAG AAGCAGATGAAGATACTCACGGACATTGTGTGGCCAGTTATTGCAAAGCTGGCCCGAGAGGAGATGGATCTAGCTGTGGCTGAGG ATGGTATCCTGCTCTGA
- the Coasy gene encoding bifunctional coenzyme A synthase isoform X1: MFGLSRYPYLGVVVPKAVLPGRRSGSLRGWCLGSMAVFQSGLLVLTTPLASLAPRLAPILTSAARLVNHTLYVHLQPGMSLEGPAQPQSSPVQATFEVLDFIAHLYAGANFHRHLDVRILLTNIQTKSAFLPPLPSSVQNLAHPPEVVLTDFQTLDGSQYNPVKQQLERYATSCYSCCPQLSSVLLYPDYGTGMLLVESLDVPLSSTIRPASPVARSPKQPVRGYHRGAVGGTFDRLHNAHKVLLSVACILAQEQLVVGVADKDLLKSKLLPELLQPYAERVEHLSEFLVDIKPSLTFDVIPLLDPYGPAGSDPSLEFLVVSEETYRGGMAANRFRLENDLEELALYQIQLVKDESHEQHEEEKVSSSNARQRLLGKLLRPPNKRPELPSGLYVIGLTGISGSGKSSIAQRLKGLGAFVIDSDHLGHRAYAPSGPAYQPVVEAFGTDILHKDGIINRKILGSRVFGNKKQMKILTDIVWPVIAKLAREEMDLAVAEGKDVCVIDAAMLLEAGWQNMVHEVWTVVIPETEAVRRIVERDGLSEAAAQSRLQSQMSGQQLVDQSHVVLSTLWEPHVTQLQVEKAWNLLQKRIAKTPQAHD; this comes from the exons ATGTTTGGCCTCTCTCGGTATCCGTACCTCGGAGTTGTGGTTCCAAAGGCAGTGCTTCCGGGCCGCCGCTCGGGAAGCCTTCGTGGCTGGT GCCTAGGCAGCATGGCTGTATTCCAGTCGGGCCTCCTGGTGCTGACGACGCCACTGGCCTCCCTGGCCCCTCGCCTCGCTCCTATCCTGACCTCAGCTGCCCGCCTGGTGAATCACACACTCTATGTACACCTGCAGCCGGGCATGAGCCTGGAgggccctgcccagccccagtCCAGCCCGGTGCAGGCCACGTTTGAGGTTCTCGATTTCATCGCGCACCTTTACGCTGGCGCCAACTTCCACAGGCACCTGGACGTCAGAATTCTACTGACCAACATCCAAACCAAGAGCGCCTTTCTCCCTCCACTGCCCAGCTCAGTCCAGAATTTGGCCCACCCGCCAGAAGTAGTGCTGACTGACTTCCAGACCCTGGATGGAAGTCAGTACAATCCAGTTAAGCAACAGCTAGAACGTTATGCCACCAGCTGTTACAGCTGTTGTCCACAACTGTCTTCAGTGCTGCTGTACCCGGATTATGGGACCGGAATGCTGCTTGTGGAGTCCCTGGATGTACCCTTATCCTCCACCATTAGGCCAGCTTCCCCTGTGGCTAGGTCTCCAAAGCAGCCTGTGCGTGGTTACCACCGTGGGGCTGTGGGTGGCACGTTTGACCGCTTGCACAATGCTCACAAGGTGTTGCTCAGTGTTGCATGCATCCTGGCCCAGGAGCAGCTTGTGGTGGGAGTAGCAGACAAAGATCTGTTAAAGA GCAAGTTGCTCCCTGAGCTGCTCCAGCCTTATGCAGAACGTGTGGAACATCTGAGTGAGTTCCTGGTGGACATCAAGCCCTCCCTGACTTTTGATGTCATCCCCCTACTGGACCCCTATGGGCCTGCTGGCTCTGACCCCTCCTTGGAGTTCCTGGTGGTCAGCGAGGAGACCTATCGTGGGGGGATGGCCGCCAACCGCTTCCGCCTTGAGAAT GACTTGGAGGAGCTTGCCTTGTATCAGATCCAGCTGGTGAAGGATGAAAGCCACGAGcaacatgaagaagaaaaagtcagtTCCTCCAACGCCCGCCAAAGACTGCTGGGAAAGCTGCTTCGGCCTCCAAAT AAGAGGCCAGAGCTCCCTTCAGGTCTCTACGTGATTGGGCTGACTGGCATCAGTGGCTCTGGGAAGAGCTCAATAGCTCAGCGGCTGAAAGGCCTGGGGGCATTTGTCATCGACAGTGACCACTTGGGCCATCGGGCCTACGCCCCGAGTGGCCCTGCATACCAACCTGTGGTGGAGGCCTTTGGAACAG ATATTCTCCATAAAGATGGCATCATCAATAGGAAGATCCTAGGCAGTCGGGTGTTTGGAAACAAG AAGCAGATGAAGATACTCACGGACATTGTGTGGCCAGTTATTGCAAAGCTGGCCCGAGAGGAGATGGATCTAGCTGTGGCTGAGG GAAAGGATGTGTGTGTGATTGATGCCGCCATGCTGCTTGAAGCCGGCTGGCAGAACATGGTACATGAGGTGTGGACCGTTGTCATCCCTGAGACAGAG GCTGTACGACGCATTGTGGAGAGGGATGGCCTAAGTGAAGCTGCCGCTCAAAGCAGGCTACAGAGCCAGATGAGTGGGCAGCAGCTTGTGGACCAGAGCCACGTGGTGCTGAGCACCTTGTGGGAGCCGCATGTCACCCAACTCCAG GTGGAAAAAGCCTGGAATCTCCTGCAGAAGCGCATAGCCAAAACTCCTCAGGCCCATGACTGA